The DNA segment AGCCGATGCCGGCGATCCTTGCTCCCGACGCGGGCCAGACCCTGGCCGCCGGGCTTGCCGGGAAGTTCGGGGCGATGGCAGCCAACGCGGGGGCGATCCCCTTTGGCCAGTTGCCGCAGGGGGTTACGCAGGCCCTCAGCCAGGTGGGTGGGATGACGGCGCCGCTGCAGCAGCTGACCGCGCCGCTACAACAGCTGACATCGCTGTTCAATCCGACGGCCGGCATGTCCAGCGCGGGCAGCGGGCTAGCCGACGATGAGACCGCCCAGCTAGGCCTGATCGGAGCCAGCCCGTTGTCGAGCCACCCGTTGGCGGGTGGATCCGGTCCCAGCATGGGTGCGGGCCTGCTCCGGGCAGACGCGCTACCCGGTGCGGCCGGAACGTTGGCCCGCACGCCGCTGATGGCGGGGTTGATCGATCGTCCCGCGCCTGCTGTACCGGCGGCATCGGCGACCGCTACCCCGTCGCCGGCAGCGGGTGGCGCTGTGCCAATAGGTGCGATGGGCCGCGGCGCACACTCCGGGGCCTCGTCCAAGCAGACACCGGCGGCTTCTCCGCCGCCCACTGGGGCTCACGAGAAAAACGATCACGAGCTGTTCGACGACCAGGACGACTGGTGAACGCCCGCGATAGCGACAGGCTTCCCGGCCACCCGGGCCGGAAGACTTGCCAACATTTTGGCGAGGAAAAGTAAAAAGAGAAAGTAGTCCAGCATGGCAGAGATGAAGACCGATGCCGCTACCCTCGCGCAGGAAGCAGGTAACTTCGAGCGGATCTCCGGCGACCTGAAGACCCAGATCGACCAGGTGGAGTCGACGGCGGCTTCGTTGCAGAGCCAGTGGCGCGGTGCCGCGGGCACGGCCGCCCAGGCCGCGGTGGTGCGCTTCCAAGAGGCGGCCAACAAGCAGAAGCAGGAACTCGACGAAATTTCGGCGAATATTCGTCAGGCCGGCGTCCAATACTCCAAGGCCGACGAGGAACAGCAGCAGGCACTGTCCTCGCAAATGGGCTTCTAATTCCCCAACCACAAAGAAACGGAGCACAGACATGACAGAACAGCAGTGGAATTTCGCGGGCATTGAGGCCGCGGCAAGCGCAATTCAGGGAAACGTCACGTCCATTCATTCCCTGCTCGACGAGGGCAAGCAGTCGCTGACCAAGCTGGCGGCGGCCTGGGGCGGTAGCGGTTCGGAGGCCTACCAGGGCGTTCAGCAGAAGTGGGACGCCACCGCTACCGAGCTCAACAACGCCCTGCAGAACCTGGCGCGCACCATCAGTGAGGCCGGTCAGGCGATGCAATCGACCGAGGGCAACGTGACGGCAATGTTCGCATAGCACGGCGCGGTAGGAGCTTGGCGAGTTCAACGGCGATCTCGCCATTCCTGCACTTCGTCGCTTGACGACTTCCGTTCTGACCGCGGGCTGGCGATCACGGTCCACTCAGCCACGGATGTGGGCGTCCGGCAAAAGTTTGCCGGCGGGCGAAATAACCAAGGAGATTGAGCGATGGCCAAGGAACTAGCCGTGGATCCCGCGGGGCTGAGCAACGCGGGAATCATCCTGGGAGGTCTCACCTTTCCGTCGGTTCCGCCGCCCGTTACCGCGGCTGGAACGGACGCGGCCGCGGCGGCGATCAATGCGACCATGCCAGACATCGAGGCACCAGCCATCGAAAGGATGTCGGCCGTCAAGGCGGCCCTCATCCAGACGGGTTCCAGCATCGCCACAGCGGGTGCCATGTACGCCGAACTCGACCAAACGCTGGGTGACAGGTTCAACCAGCTCGAACAGTTAGCCACCCAGCTCGGCCAATTAACAACCACGCCAATGGAAATCGCGTCACAGCTTGGTCAGACAGCTAACCTGCCACAGTTGGGAGAGACCGCAACACAGCTCGGTTTGCCGACGGCGATCGAGCAGATCTCCCCGATTGAGGCCAGCATCGTTCAGTGCGCGCAAGGGGCCGCGCAGAGCCCGGGCGAAACCGGTGCCGGGCCGGCGCAGCTCACCCAGGACATCACCAGCGCAGGCCAACCGCCTGTGGAGCAAGGACAAACGGTGGACGCCACCAGGCCCGACGACACGAGCGGCAACGGCGACCAACCGGCGCCGGACCCCGACGCCGAGGCAGGTCACGACGACGACCAACCGGGGCCACGGAACTCGGGAGACGAACCCGCGCAGGGCGACACCAATGCGCCGGCGGGCCCGATCCCCGCCTATCTGGTAGGCGCCACCGGCTACCCGACGCCGGTGGTCGGTGCGCCGTCTCAGATGTGTGGAAGCGACTAAGCGATGGGCATAGCGAGGCCGACGGGTGAGTACGTCGAGCGGATGCTCGATCCGGGTGGGTGGCCGGGGGTCAATGAGGACATCTTCTACGACCGGGCGCAGGAGTTCAGCCAGGTTTTGCAGCGGGTCAGCGAGG comes from the Mycobacterium shinjukuense genome and includes:
- the esxA gene encoding type VII secretion system ESX-1 WXG100 family target ESAT-6, which encodes MTEQQWNFAGIEAAASAIQGNVTSIHSLLDEGKQSLTKLAAAWGGSGSEAYQGVQQKWDATATELNNALQNLARTISEAGQAMQSTEGNVTAMFA
- the esxB gene encoding type VII secretion system ESX-1 WXG100 family target CFP-10, producing MAEMKTDAATLAQEAGNFERISGDLKTQIDQVESTAASLQSQWRGAAGTAAQAAVVRFQEAANKQKQELDEISANIRQAGVQYSKADEEQQQALSSQMGF
- a CDS encoding PPE family protein; protein product: MLWHAMPPELNAARLMAGAGPEPMLVASAGWEALAAALDNQAGELSARLCALSQAWTGDSSERAIAAASPMLAWLRTVAAQAKLRAQRATAQAAAYTEAVSTMPSLPEIAANHVTHVVLTATNFFGINTVPIAFNEMDYFVRMWNQAAQAMDIYQAETAVNTRFDRVEPMPAILAPDAGQTLAAGLAGKFGAMAANAGAIPFGQLPQGVTQALSQVGGMTAPLQQLTAPLQQLTSLFNPTAGMSSAGSGLADDETAQLGLIGASPLSSHPLAGGSGPSMGAGLLRADALPGAAGTLARTPLMAGLIDRPAPAVPAASATATPSPAAGGAVPIGAMGRGAHSGASSKQTPAASPPPTGAHEKNDHELFDDQDDW